The Xiphophorus maculatus strain JP 163 A chromosome 21, X_maculatus-5.0-male, whole genome shotgun sequence genome window below encodes:
- the chodl gene encoding chondrolectin isoform X2, with product MLLLVLGVAMATAGSGVSAARVVSGQTVCVGGAERPCYKMAYFHDVSSRVAFGEAKQACLMDGGALLSVESQSEQSDVEHLLQALRSGAVGGAKGGGGISDGDFWIGLTRGGGANHTSTPCPDLYQWTDGSVATFRNWYLDEPSCGGEACVVMYHQPSAPPGLGGAYLHQWNDDRCNMKHNFISVTAGGGVVTQADGGGSFPPQVAVAGSSGMLLLYVVIPTIPLLLLILVASGTCCFQTLSRSRPRTKTPADQSNLWIATTPQPDGMEV from the exons atgctgctgctggtgctggGCGTCGCCATGGCAACGGCAGGGTCAGGGGTCAGCGCGGCGCGAGTGGTGAGCG GTCAGACGGTGTGTGTGGGAGGAGCCGAGCGTCCCTGCTACAAGATGGCGTATTTCCACGACGTGTCGAGCCGCGTGGCGTTCGGCGAGGCGAAGCAGGCCTGCCTCATGGACGGGGGGGCGCTCCTGAGCGTggagagccaatcagagcagagcgACGTGGAGCACCTGCTGCAG GCGCTGCGTTCAGGAGCAGTGGGCGGAGCCAAAGGTGGAGGCGGGATTTCTGACGGGGATTTCTGGATCGGCCTGACTCGGGGGGGCGGAGCCAACCACACCTCGACCCCATGCCCTGACCTGTACCAGTGGACTGACGGCAGCGTGGCCACCTTCAG GAACTGGTACCTGGACGAGCCGTCGTGCGGTGGCGAGGCCTGCGTCGTCATGTACCACCAGCCCAGCGCGCCCCCTGGGCTGGGCGGGGCTTATCTCCACCAATGGAACGACGACCGCTGCAACATGAAGCACAACTTCATCT CTGTGACTGCAGGTGGAGGCGTGGTGACCCAGGCGGACGGTGGTGGCAGCTTCCCCCCTCAGGTGGCTGTGGCAGGATCTTCAG GAATGCTGCTGCTGTACGTGGTGATTCCCACCATcccactgctgctgctcatcCTGGTGGCTTCAGGGACCTGCTGCTTCCAGACGCTCAGCAGGAG TCGTCCTCGGACCAAGACCCCCGCCGACCAATCAAACCTCTGGATCGCCACGACGCCCCAACCCGACGGCATGGAAGTGTGA
- the chodl gene encoding chondrolectin isoform X1 → MLLLVLGVAMATAGSGVSAARVVSGQTVCVGGAERPCYKMAYFHDVSSRVAFGEAKQACLMDGGALLSVESQSEQSDVEHLLQALRSGAVGGAKGGGGISDGDFWIGLTRGGGANHTSTPCPDLYQWTDGSVATFRNWYLDEPSCGGEACVVMYHQPSAPPGLGGAYLHQWNDDRCNMKHNFICKYQPAVTAGGGVVTQADGGGSFPPQVAVAGSSGMLLLYVVIPTIPLLLLILVASGTCCFQTLSRSRPRTKTPADQSNLWIATTPQPDGMEV, encoded by the exons atgctgctgctggtgctggGCGTCGCCATGGCAACGGCAGGGTCAGGGGTCAGCGCGGCGCGAGTGGTGAGCG GTCAGACGGTGTGTGTGGGAGGAGCCGAGCGTCCCTGCTACAAGATGGCGTATTTCCACGACGTGTCGAGCCGCGTGGCGTTCGGCGAGGCGAAGCAGGCCTGCCTCATGGACGGGGGGGCGCTCCTGAGCGTggagagccaatcagagcagagcgACGTGGAGCACCTGCTGCAG GCGCTGCGTTCAGGAGCAGTGGGCGGAGCCAAAGGTGGAGGCGGGATTTCTGACGGGGATTTCTGGATCGGCCTGACTCGGGGGGGCGGAGCCAACCACACCTCGACCCCATGCCCTGACCTGTACCAGTGGACTGACGGCAGCGTGGCCACCTTCAG GAACTGGTACCTGGACGAGCCGTCGTGCGGTGGCGAGGCCTGCGTCGTCATGTACCACCAGCCCAGCGCGCCCCCTGGGCTGGGCGGGGCTTATCTCCACCAATGGAACGACGACCGCTGCAACATGAAGCACAACTTCATCTGCAAGTATCAGCCAG CTGTGACTGCAGGTGGAGGCGTGGTGACCCAGGCGGACGGTGGTGGCAGCTTCCCCCCTCAGGTGGCTGTGGCAGGATCTTCAG GAATGCTGCTGCTGTACGTGGTGATTCCCACCATcccactgctgctgctcatcCTGGTGGCTTCAGGGACCTGCTGCTTCCAGACGCTCAGCAGGAG TCGTCCTCGGACCAAGACCCCCGCCGACCAATCAAACCTCTGGATCGCCACGACGCCCCAACCCGACGGCATGGAAGTGTGA